The region GCTCGCGGCGATGGAGCCGTGGGGCGAGTGGCTTGACTCGAGCCGCATCCACCTCGCCGACCTCCCCGAGCGCGAGCACGTCGCGCACACGGCCGCGTCGGTCACGCGTCGCCAGCGCACCTTCGGCTACACCGAGGAGGAGGTGCGGCTGCTCATCGGGCCGATGGCGAAGACGGGCGCCGAGCCGCTCGGCGCGATGGGGAGCGACACGCCCATCGCGGTGCTCGCGAAGCGGCCGCGGCTGCTGTTCGACTACTTCGCGCAGGCCTTCGCGCAAGTGACGAACCCGCCGCTCGACAGCCTGCGGGAGTCGATCGTGACGAGCACCTCGATGGGGCTCGGCCCGGTGCGCAACCTGCTCACCGCGACGCCCTCGCACGCGAGCCAGATCATCCTCGACTTCCCGGTGATCGACAACGACCAGCTCGCGAAGATCCGCTCGATCGACCGCACGCCCGGCTCGCGCCGTACGGTCGTCGTGAAGGGGCTCTACCGGGTCGACGGCGGTCCCGAGGCGATGGAGCAGCGCCTCGAGGAGCTCTGCCGCGAGGTCGACGAGGCGATCGCCGACGGCGCGCAGTTCATCGTGCTCTCCGACCGCGACTCGACCGACCAGCTCGCGCCCATCCCGACCCTGCTCATGACGAGCGCCGTCCACCACCACCTCATCGCCGCATCCACTCGCATGCGCGCCGGGATCGTCGTCGAGGCCGGCGACGTGCGCGAGGTGCATCACGTCGCGCTCCTCATCGGCTACGGCGCGAGCGCCGTCAACCCCTACCTCGCGATGGAGACGGCCGAGCAGCTCGCCCTCACGGGCCAGCTCGGCGCCGACGTCGACACCGCCGTGCGCAACCTCATCAAGGCGCTCGGCAAGGGCGTCATCAAGATCATGTCGAAGATGGGCATCTCGACCGTCGGCGCCTACGGCGGCGCGCAGGCGTTCGAGGCCGTCGGCCTGTCGCAAGAGCTCGTCGACCGCTTCTTCGTCGGCACCCACTCGCCGCTCGGCGGCGTCGGGCTCGACGTCATCGCCGAGGAGAACCGGCTCCGCCACCGGTCGGCCTATCCCGACGAGCGCGCCCCGCTCGCGCACGAGCGGCTCGCGACCGGCGGCGAGTACCAGTGGCGCCGCGACGGCGCCCCGCACCTGTTCAGCCCAGAGGCCGTCTTCAAGCTGCAGCACTCGACCCGCACGGGCCGCTTCGACGTCTTCGAGCAGTACACGCGGCTCGTCGACGAGCAGGCGGAGCAGCTCCAGACCCTCCGCGGCCTGCTCGCCCTCCGCCCGGCCGCCGAGCCGATCCCGATCGACGAGGTCGAGCCGGTCGCCGAGATCGTCAAGCGCTTCTCGACCGGAGCGATGAGCTACGGCTCGATCTCGGAGGAGGCGCACGAGACGCTCGCGATCGCGATGAACCGGCTCGGCGCGAAGTCGAACACCGGCGAGGGCGGCGAGGACGACGACCGGCTGCTCGACCCCGAGCGGCGCAGCGCGATCAAGCAGGTCGCCTCGGGCCGCTTCGGCGTCACGAGCATGTACCTCTCGCACGCCGACGACCTGCAGATCAAGATGGCGCAGGGCGCGAAGCCCGGCGAGGGCGGGCAGCTGCCGCCCGGCAAGGTCTACCCCTGGGTCGCGAGCACGCGGCACGCGACGCCGGGCGTCGGCCTCATCTCGCCCCCGCCCCACCACGACATCTACTCGATCGAGGACCTCAAGCAGCTCATCTTCGACCTCAAGCGCGCCAACCCGCGCGCTCGCGTGCACGTCAAGCTCGTGTCGCAATCGGGCATCGGCGCGGTCGCCGCGGGTGTCGTGAAGGCCAAGGCAGACGTCGTGCTCGTCTCCGGCCACGACGGCGGCACGGGTGCGAGCCCGCTCAACTCGCTCAAGCACGCGGGCACGCCGTGGGAGATCGGGCTCGCCGAGACGCAGCACACGCTCATGGTCAACGGCTTGCGCGAGCGGGTGAGCGTGCAGGTCGACGGGCAGCTGAAGACGGGGCGGGACGTCGTGATCGGCGCGCTGCTCGGCGCGGAGGAGTTCGGCTTCGCGACCGCTCCGCTCGTCGTCTCCGGCTGCATCATGATGCGCGTCTGCCACCTCGACACGTGCCCCGTCGGCGTCGCGACGCAGAATCCCGTGCTGCGCGAGCGCTTCACGGGCAAGCCGGAGTTCGTCGTGCAGTTCTTCGAGTTCATCGCGCAGCAAGTGCGCGAGCTGCTCGCCTCGCTCGGCCTCCGCAGCCTCGACGAGGCTGTCGGTCGCAGCGATCTGCTCGAGGTCGACCGCGCCGTGCGGCACTGGAAGGCCGACGGCCTCGACCTCGCGCCGGTGCTCGCGACGCCCACCGGCCTCGAGGGCGCGCCGCGCCGCACGACCGAGCAGGACCACGAGCTCGAGCAGCAGCTCGACTCGCGCTTGCTCGAGCAGCTCGAGCGGGCGCTCGAGGCGGGGGAGCGGCTCGAGCTCGAGCTCGAGATCGCCAACACCGACCGGGCGGTCGGCACGATGCTCGGCAACGCCGTGACGATGCACGCTGGCGCCGCCGGGCTCGAGCCAGGGAGCGTGACGCTGCGGATGCGCGGCTCGGCGGGCCAGTCGCTCGGTGCGTTCGTGCCGCGCGGCATCGCGCTGCACCTCGAGGGCGACGCGAACGACTACGTCGGGAAGGGCCTCTCCGGCGGACTCGTCACGGTCCGGCCCGAGCCCGGGGCCGCGCTCGTCGCCGAGCGCAACGTCATCGCCGGCAACGTCATCGGCTACGGCGCGACGAGCGGCGAGCTCTACCTCCGCGGCGTGGTCGGCGAGCGCTTCCTCGTCCGCAACTCCGGCGCGACGGCGGTGTGCGAAGGGGTCGGCGACCACGCGCTCGAGTACATGACGGGCGGCACCGCGGTCATCCTCGGGCCGACCGGCCGCAACCTCGGCGCCGGCATGTCCGGCGGCGTCGCGTACGTGCTCGACCTCGACGAGCGCCGCCTCAACCAGGAGTCGTTCCACCAGGGCGAGCTGCGCGTCGAGCCGCTCGCCGACGAGGACGAGATCGAGCTGCGGGCGATCCTCGCCCGGCACGTCGAGCTCACGGGCTCCGCGGTCGCCGAGCGGCTGCTCGGCGAGGACCTCGCGCGCGTCTCGAAGCTCGTGCCGCGCGACTGGGCGGCCGTGCGCACCATCCGACTCGACGCCGAGCGCCACGGCGTCGACCCGGACTCGGACAACATCTGGCGGCAGATCCTGGAGGTGACCGGTGGCTGACCCGCGCGGATTCCTGAAGGTGACGGAGCGGGAGCTGCCGAAGAAGCGCCCTGTGCCCGTCCGCATCCTCGACTGGCGCGAGATCGGCGAGCCCGGCGACAAGGCCGTGCTGCGCCGGCAGGCGAGCCGCTGCATGGACTGCGGCGTGCCCTTCTGCCACCAGGGCTGCCCGCTCGGCAACCTCATCCCCGAGTGGAACGACCTCACGTGGCGAGGCGAGGGCCGCGCGGCGAGCGACCGCCTGCACGCGACGAACAACTTCCCCGAGCTCACCGGTCGCTTGTGCCCCGCGCCGTGCGAGTCCTCGTGCGTGCTCGGCATCAACCAGCCCGCCGTGACGATCAAGTCGATCGAGCAGGCGATCGCCGACGAGGCGTTCGCGAACGGCTGGACCGAGCCGCACCCGCCGGCGCGCCTCACCGGCAAGACCGTCGCGGTGGTCGGCTCCGGTCCCGCGGGGCTCGCGGCCGCGCAGCAGCTCACGCGCGCGGGCCACACGGTCGTCGTGTACGAGCGCGACGACCGCATCGGCGGCCTGCTGCGCTACGGCATCCCCGACTTCAAGCTCGAGAAGCGCACGCTCGAGCCGCGCCTCGCGCAGATGCAGGCCGAGGGCACGCGCTTCCGCGCCGGCGTCGAGATCGGCCGCGAGCTCGGCTGGCAGGAGCTGCGCGAGCGCTTCGACGCCGTGCTCGTCGCGACCGGCGCGCCGGTCGCGCGCGAGCTCGACATCCCCGGCCGCCGCCTCGACGGCGTGCACCTCGCGATGGAGTACCTCGTGCAGCAGAACCGCGCCGTCGCCGGCACGGTGCCCGCCAACCAGATCTCGGCGCGCGGCAAGCACGTCGTCGTCCTCGGCGGCGGCGACACGGGCGCCGACTGCATCGGCACGGCGCACCGCCAGGGCGCGCTCTCGGTGACGAACCTCGCGATCGGCGTGCAGCCGCCGAGCGAGCGGCCCGAGCACCAGCCGTGGCCCGTGCACCCGAGCCTGTTCGAGGTCCAGTCGAGCCACGAGGAGGGCGGCGAGCGCGCCTACCTCGTCTCGACCGTCGAGCTGCTCGCGAACGCCGCGGGCGAAGTGCGGGCGCTCAAGGTCGCCGACACCGAGGTCGTCGACGGCGTGCGCCGCCCGAAGGCCGGCACCGAGCGCGAGATCCCCGCCGACCTCGTGCTGCTCGCGCTCGGCTTCACGGGGGCGGATGCGTCGATCGGCGAGGCGCTCGAGGTCCCGTTCGAGCGCGGCCTGCCCGTCCGCACACCCGACTTCGCGACCGACGTGCCCGGCGTGTTCGTCGCCGGCGACGCGGGACGGGGCGCATCCCTCATCGTGTGGGCGATCGCCGAGGGCCGCGCCGCGGCCGCGGCCGTCGATGCGCACCTCGAGGGGGAGTCGTCGCTGCCGGCGCCGGTGCGGGCGAGCGACCGGCCCTTCGCCATCGCCTGAGCCGCGCGCGCGCGGGCCTCTGAGAGGATGGAGGGGTCCGCGCCGATCCCACCCAGGCGGCACGAGCCACGGAAGCGAGAGACCTTTGAGACGAGCCAAGATCGTCGCGACGTTCGGGCCGGCACTTGCCGGCTATGAGATGACGAAGGCCGCGATCGCGGCCGGCATCGACGTCGCGCGCATGAACCTGAGCCACGGTGACCACAGCGTCCACGAGGAGGTGTACGCGAACATCCGGAGGGCATCCGACGAGCTCGGCAAGCCCGTCGGCATCCTGGTCGACCTCCAGGGGCCGAAGATCCGCCTCGGCAAGATCCCCGGCGGGCCGTTCGAGCTCCGCGAGGGCGAGCGGTTCACCATCACCACCGACGAGATCGAGGGCGACGGCCGGCGCGCCGGCACGACCTTCAAGGGCCTCCCGGCCGACGTGAGCCCCGGCGACCCGCTGCTCGTCGACGACGGGCGCATCGTGCTGCGCGCGGTCGAGGTCACCGACACCGAGGTCGTGACCGAGGTCGAGGTCGGCGGACCGGTGAGCAGCAACAAGGGCATCAACCTGCCCGGCGTCGCCGTCAACGTGCCCGCGATGAGCGAGAAGGACGAGGACGACCTGCGCTGGGCGCTGAACCTCGGCGCCGACATCATCGCGCTCTCGTTCGTGCGCGACGCGAAGGACATCGAGCGCGTGCACGCGATCATGGACGAGGAGGGCCGCCGGCTCCCCGTCGTCGCGAAGATCGAGAAGCCGCAAGCGGTGCAGAACCTGCCCGACATCATCGACGCGTTCGACGCGATCATGGTCGCGCGCGGCGACCTCGGCGTCGAGCTGCCGCTCGAGCAGGTGCCGCTCGTGCAGAAGCGCGCGATCGAGCTCTCGCGCCGCTGGGCGAAGCCCGTGATCGTCGCGACCCAGGTGCTCGAGTCGATGATCGAGAACCCCC is a window of Agrococcus sp. Marseille-Q4369 DNA encoding:
- the gltB gene encoding glutamate synthase large subunit → MAVPAKAGMYDPRHEKDSCGLAMVATTRGTPGHDIVALALDALRNLEHRGAVGSDAGTGDGAGILTQMPDAFLREVAPFPLPEAGTYAAGLAFLPLDERERARVRDGIREIAGQERLSVLGWREVPTVPDALGKLARAACPKIEQLFVAAAGSPVSGIELDRLTWRLRKRIERELGEYLPSLSSRTITYKGMVTTLQLEPFYPDLSDPRFETRLAIVHSRYSTNTFPSWPLAQPLRMIAHNGEINTVEGNRNWMRARESQLASELLGDLRPVRPIITPGMSDSASFDEVLELLTLAGRSLPHALMMMVPQAWENQPDMPQELRDFAEYHSLLMEPWDGPAAIAFTDGSLVGATLDRNGLRPGRWLETDDGLFVLASETGVLPIAPERVVRRGRLQPGRLFLVDTEAGRFVPDEEVKAELAAMEPWGEWLDSSRIHLADLPEREHVAHTAASVTRRQRTFGYTEEEVRLLIGPMAKTGAEPLGAMGSDTPIAVLAKRPRLLFDYFAQAFAQVTNPPLDSLRESIVTSTSMGLGPVRNLLTATPSHASQIILDFPVIDNDQLAKIRSIDRTPGSRRTVVVKGLYRVDGGPEAMEQRLEELCREVDEAIADGAQFIVLSDRDSTDQLAPIPTLLMTSAVHHHLIAASTRMRAGIVVEAGDVREVHHVALLIGYGASAVNPYLAMETAEQLALTGQLGADVDTAVRNLIKALGKGVIKIMSKMGISTVGAYGGAQAFEAVGLSQELVDRFFVGTHSPLGGVGLDVIAEENRLRHRSAYPDERAPLAHERLATGGEYQWRRDGAPHLFSPEAVFKLQHSTRTGRFDVFEQYTRLVDEQAEQLQTLRGLLALRPAAEPIPIDEVEPVAEIVKRFSTGAMSYGSISEEAHETLAIAMNRLGAKSNTGEGGEDDDRLLDPERRSAIKQVASGRFGVTSMYLSHADDLQIKMAQGAKPGEGGQLPPGKVYPWVASTRHATPGVGLISPPPHHDIYSIEDLKQLIFDLKRANPRARVHVKLVSQSGIGAVAAGVVKAKADVVLVSGHDGGTGASPLNSLKHAGTPWEIGLAETQHTLMVNGLRERVSVQVDGQLKTGRDVVIGALLGAEEFGFATAPLVVSGCIMMRVCHLDTCPVGVATQNPVLRERFTGKPEFVVQFFEFIAQQVRELLASLGLRSLDEAVGRSDLLEVDRAVRHWKADGLDLAPVLATPTGLEGAPRRTTEQDHELEQQLDSRLLEQLERALEAGERLELELEIANTDRAVGTMLGNAVTMHAGAAGLEPGSVTLRMRGSAGQSLGAFVPRGIALHLEGDANDYVGKGLSGGLVTVRPEPGAALVAERNVIAGNVIGYGATSGELYLRGVVGERFLVRNSGATAVCEGVGDHALEYMTGGTAVILGPTGRNLGAGMSGGVAYVLDLDERRLNQESFHQGELRVEPLADEDEIELRAILARHVELTGSAVAERLLGEDLARVSKLVPRDWAAVRTIRLDAERHGVDPDSDNIWRQILEVTGG
- a CDS encoding glutamate synthase subunit beta; protein product: MADPRGFLKVTERELPKKRPVPVRILDWREIGEPGDKAVLRRQASRCMDCGVPFCHQGCPLGNLIPEWNDLTWRGEGRAASDRLHATNNFPELTGRLCPAPCESSCVLGINQPAVTIKSIEQAIADEAFANGWTEPHPPARLTGKTVAVVGSGPAGLAAAQQLTRAGHTVVVYERDDRIGGLLRYGIPDFKLEKRTLEPRLAQMQAEGTRFRAGVEIGRELGWQELRERFDAVLVATGAPVARELDIPGRRLDGVHLAMEYLVQQNRAVAGTVPANQISARGKHVVVLGGGDTGADCIGTAHRQGALSVTNLAIGVQPPSERPEHQPWPVHPSLFEVQSSHEEGGERAYLVSTVELLANAAGEVRALKVADTEVVDGVRRPKAGTEREIPADLVLLALGFTGADASIGEALEVPFERGLPVRTPDFATDVPGVFVAGDAGRGASLIVWAIAEGRAAAAAVDAHLEGESSLPAPVRASDRPFAIA
- the pyk gene encoding pyruvate kinase, coding for MRRAKIVATFGPALAGYEMTKAAIAAGIDVARMNLSHGDHSVHEEVYANIRRASDELGKPVGILVDLQGPKIRLGKIPGGPFELREGERFTITTDEIEGDGRRAGTTFKGLPADVSPGDPLLVDDGRIVLRAVEVTDTEVVTEVEVGGPVSSNKGINLPGVAVNVPAMSEKDEDDLRWALNLGADIIALSFVRDAKDIERVHAIMDEEGRRLPVVAKIEKPQAVQNLPDIIDAFDAIMVARGDLGVELPLEQVPLVQKRAIELSRRWAKPVIVATQVLESMIENPRPTRAEASDCANAIFDGADAVMLSGETSVGKHAITTIETMARIVTAAEEHGLGRIPPLGTKPRTQGGAITLAALEVAEFVEAAAIVVFTESGDSARRMARLRTAIPTFGFTPDPEIESRMQMIWGMQTHLVDRVMHTDDMIAQVDDVLIGKQLVPVGKKVVVISGMPPGISGSTNDIRIHVVGDVHAEAAPAYHGKRRIEVHHQSAPHPAEG